The Salegentibacter mishustinae genome includes a window with the following:
- a CDS encoding C40 family peptidase has translation MQYGICPLSIVPLRETTSNNSEMVSQVLYGEHFKILEERAQWSRIRVAFDNFEAWISNKQLLKIPEETYFQLDQTTPKYSADLFDFVTDHNGHLITIPIGASLNATGLLNHHFEGHSVTGEKPKMEIVKTALLYLNSPYAWGGKSPLGIDCSGLTQMVYKLNGYQLNRNSADQAKQGEPLSFIEESEAGDLAFFDDKEGIIDHVGIMMNDNYIIHVDGKVRIDRIDHSGIFNAELKRHTHQLRVIKKII, from the coding sequence ATGCAATACGGAATTTGCCCCTTAAGCATTGTGCCACTTCGTGAAACCACATCTAATAATAGCGAAATGGTCTCTCAGGTTCTTTATGGAGAACATTTTAAAATACTTGAAGAACGTGCTCAATGGAGCAGGATTCGTGTTGCATTCGATAATTTTGAGGCCTGGATCTCAAATAAACAATTACTTAAAATACCGGAAGAAACTTATTTCCAGTTAGACCAGACTACTCCAAAATATTCTGCAGATCTTTTTGATTTCGTGACCGATCATAACGGGCATCTTATTACTATCCCTATTGGCGCGTCCCTTAATGCTACTGGTTTATTAAACCATCATTTTGAAGGACATTCAGTTACAGGGGAGAAACCTAAAATGGAAATTGTAAAAACTGCACTGCTCTATTTAAACAGTCCGTATGCCTGGGGCGGGAAATCGCCGCTGGGAATTGATTGCAGCGGACTTACACAAATGGTCTACAAGTTAAACGGCTACCAATTAAATAGAAATTCAGCTGATCAGGCTAAACAAGGCGAACCGCTTAGTTTTATTGAAGAAAGTGAAGCTGGAGATCTGGCCTTTTTTGATGATAAAGAAGGAATAATAGATCACGTGGGTATTATGATGAACGATAATTATATTATTCATGTAGATGGAAAAGTTCGTATTGATCGTATTGATCATTCAGGAATTTTTAATGCTGAACTAAAAAGACATACTCATCAATTAAGGGTTATAAAGAAGATTATTTAA
- a CDS encoding acetyl-CoA C-acyltransferase has product MNNEVVIVSAARTPIGSFLGSLSTVEATDLGAVAIKGALNKINLKPELVQEVLMGNVVQAGVGQAPARQAALKAGIPDTVPCTTVNKVCASGMKAVMQGAQSIMLGQTSIVVAGGMENMSLIPHYLYHRKGQKFGPAKMEDGMQKDGLVDAYDHNAMGVCADLCATEHQFSREDQDAFAIKSYERSAQAWADGKFDNEVVPVEVPQRKGDPLVVKEDEEFKNVRMDKITSLRPAFSKDGTVTAANASTINDGAGAVVLMSRAKAEELGVEILASIKGFADAAQEPKWFTTAPAKALPLALKNAGVAQDEIDFFEFNEAFSVVGLANMKILGISDEITNVHGGAVSLGHPLGCSGVRILITLLNVLQQNNAKLGAAAICNGGGGASAMVIERNS; this is encoded by the coding sequence ATGAATAACGAAGTTGTAATTGTAAGCGCCGCAAGGACTCCAATTGGAAGTTTCTTGGGTAGCTTATCTACCGTAGAAGCTACCGATCTTGGTGCTGTTGCCATCAAAGGAGCTCTAAATAAAATTAATTTAAAACCTGAACTTGTACAGGAAGTCTTAATGGGAAATGTAGTGCAGGCCGGTGTTGGCCAGGCACCTGCAAGACAAGCCGCTTTAAAAGCCGGGATTCCAGATACCGTTCCATGTACAACTGTAAATAAAGTATGCGCCAGCGGGATGAAAGCCGTAATGCAGGGCGCTCAATCTATTATGCTGGGACAAACTTCTATTGTTGTGGCCGGCGGAATGGAAAATATGAGTTTAATTCCGCATTATTTATACCATAGAAAAGGTCAAAAATTTGGACCTGCAAAAATGGAAGATGGAATGCAAAAGGATGGTTTGGTAGATGCTTACGACCATAATGCAATGGGTGTTTGCGCCGATCTTTGTGCTACCGAACATCAATTCTCCAGGGAAGATCAGGATGCATTTGCCATTAAATCTTACGAACGTTCTGCTCAAGCCTGGGCCGATGGAAAATTTGATAATGAAGTGGTACCGGTTGAAGTGCCACAGCGAAAAGGAGATCCTTTAGTGGTAAAAGAAGACGAGGAATTCAAGAATGTGAGAATGGATAAAATAACCTCACTTCGTCCCGCGTTTAGTAAAGACGGAACGGTAACTGCTGCAAATGCTTCTACAATTAACGATGGCGCTGGTGCCGTGGTTTTAATGAGCCGTGCCAAAGCTGAAGAATTAGGTGTAGAAATCCTGGCCAGCATTAAAGGTTTTGCTGATGCCGCACAAGAACCAAAATGGTTTACTACTGCTCCAGCCAAAGCTTTACCTTTAGCGCTTAAAAATGCAGGTGTTGCTCAAGATGAAATAGATTTCTTTGAATTCAACGAAGCTTTTTCTGTAGTTGGACTGGCTAATATGAAGATTTTGGGAATTAGCGACGAGATTACCAATGTTCATGGTGGTGCTGTTTCTCTTGGTCACCCACTGGGTTGTAGCGGAGTAAGAATTCTAATTACTTTACTAAATGTATTGCAGCAAAATAATGCTAAATTAGGTGCGGCCGCAATTTGTAATGGCGGTGGCGGTGCATCTGCAATGGTAATAGAGCGAAACTCTTAA
- a CDS encoding HD family phosphohydrolase yields MKKFVNNLYKNQALFYKVFLFALTAVLIVYLLPRGGNFKYEIPKGKPWQYENLYAPFDFAILKSEEEIQQERQQIRNNHTPYFQYNQEIPKQVKAEVPDVVYEVFPDSLLSNREIQIIGFVNETLEEVYEFGLLQANNRVEDNQLVYLRKGNEAFEISYKNILKQDEVRSFLNTEIEQSNLSYIENELLEVFFNLIEPNVSFDSEFTQKELESKLDNISYTRGNIEQGSRVIARGEVVEGNKYNILRSLKNEYESQVWSESNYKWIIVGYSVLVALALLMLLLFIRKYRQEIFENNVKVTFIFFNILFMVLLTTLVVNFNIDYVYVVPLCILPLTLKAFFDARLGMFTHVITVLLLGFIVPNSYEYMFLQIIAGIVTILTVSELYKRANLFISVGQITLVYIISYFAFTVIQEGNIADVEGEVLLTFLLGGLATLFVQPLIYIYEKIFGMVSDMSLLELSDTNSKLLKELSEKAPGTFHHSLNVANLAEAAANEINANAMLTRVGALYHDIGKMKNPTYFSENQTSAVNSHDELAPRESAQIITDHVINGIEIAKKNNLPDRVIDFIRTHHGTTTVYFFYMKEKEQNDNAVADDFRYPGPIPFSKETAILMMCDSVEAASKSLKEPTAGVIDSFVEKIIDKQMKEEQFLNANITFKEIQVVKKILKRKLKNIFHLRVEYPE; encoded by the coding sequence ATGAAGAAATTCGTAAATAACCTGTATAAGAATCAGGCGTTATTTTACAAGGTATTTTTATTTGCGCTTACGGCAGTGCTAATTGTTTACCTGCTTCCCAGAGGTGGAAATTTTAAATATGAAATTCCTAAAGGAAAGCCGTGGCAGTATGAAAATCTTTATGCGCCGTTTGATTTCGCTATATTAAAATCTGAAGAAGAAATTCAGCAGGAACGGCAGCAAATTCGAAATAATCACACTCCTTATTTCCAGTATAACCAGGAAATCCCAAAACAGGTTAAAGCTGAAGTACCCGATGTGGTATATGAAGTATTCCCTGATAGTCTTTTAAGCAATAGGGAAATACAAATTATTGGTTTTGTAAATGAGACTCTTGAAGAAGTTTATGAATTTGGTTTATTGCAGGCCAATAATCGCGTAGAAGATAACCAGCTTGTTTATTTACGAAAGGGAAATGAAGCTTTTGAAATCTCATATAAAAATATTCTTAAACAGGATGAAGTAAGAAGCTTTTTGAATACCGAAATTGAGCAATCTAATCTTTCATATATAGAAAACGAATTATTAGAAGTGTTCTTCAACCTAATAGAACCTAACGTAAGTTTTGATAGCGAATTTACCCAAAAAGAACTTGAAAGTAAATTAGACAACATTTCTTATACCCGCGGTAATATTGAGCAGGGAAGTAGGGTAATAGCCCGGGGAGAAGTGGTAGAAGGCAATAAATATAATATTCTTAGATCGCTTAAAAACGAATATGAATCGCAGGTTTGGAGTGAAAGTAACTATAAATGGATTATAGTTGGATATAGTGTATTAGTGGCCCTGGCGCTTTTAATGTTACTCTTATTTATTAGAAAATACCGGCAGGAAATTTTTGAGAATAATGTGAAGGTGACATTTATCTTCTTCAACATTCTCTTTATGGTTTTACTCACCACACTGGTAGTTAATTTCAATATAGATTACGTTTATGTAGTGCCTTTGTGTATTTTACCACTTACTTTAAAAGCCTTTTTTGATGCTCGTTTAGGAATGTTCACTCACGTAATTACGGTACTATTATTAGGCTTTATTGTGCCTAACAGTTACGAGTATATGTTTCTGCAAATTATCGCAGGAATTGTCACTATTCTAACTGTTTCTGAACTTTATAAAAGAGCAAACCTTTTTATTTCTGTAGGGCAAATTACCCTGGTTTATATAATTTCATACTTTGCTTTTACCGTTATTCAGGAAGGAAATATCGCCGATGTTGAAGGTGAAGTTTTACTAACCTTCCTACTTGGAGGATTGGCTACGCTATTTGTTCAGCCTTTGATCTATATTTATGAAAAGATCTTCGGAATGGTGTCAGATATGTCTTTATTGGAACTCTCCGATACCAATTCAAAATTACTGAAAGAGCTTTCAGAAAAAGCACCGGGAACATTTCACCACTCTTTAAATGTAGCTAACCTGGCTGAAGCTGCTGCCAATGAAATTAATGCGAATGCGATGTTGACTAGAGTAGGAGCACTATATCACGATATTGGAAAAATGAAAAACCCGACATATTTTTCTGAAAATCAAACTTCGGCGGTGAATTCACATGATGAGCTGGCGCCAAGAGAAAGTGCGCAAATTATTACCGATCACGTTATTAACGGTATTGAAATCGCTAAAAAAAATAATCTTCCAGATAGGGTTATAGATTTTATTAGAACGCATCACGGCACTACCACGGTTTACTTCTTTTATATGAAAGAGAAAGAGCAAAATGATAACGCGGTAGCCGATGATTTCAGGTACCCAGGGCCTATTCCTTTTAGCAAAGAAACGGCAATATTAATGATGTGTGATAGTGTGGAAGCCGCCAGTAAAAGTTTAAAGGAACCAACTGCAGGAGTGATAGATAGTTTTGTAGAAAAGATTATCGATAAGCAAATGAAGGAAGAGCAATTCTTAAATGCTAATATTACTTTTAAAGAAATACAAGTGGTGAAAAAGATCCTTAAACGTAAGCTTAAGAATATTTTTCACCTAAGAGTAGAATATCCGGAATAA
- a CDS encoding DUF3307 domain-containing protein, producing MEETTLILLQLLLAHILTDFVLQPTKMVKQKREKKASSWFLYFHSFLAGFLTYLFLQEWDLWYIPIVISLSHFFIDLWKLQHKDDTLKLFLLDQLWHILIIILVWLYLIEGFSELIPFITEIFSSPQILAILMGYLLVIFPTGFLIGKATSRWHNELEPNGESHSLEAAGRYIGIFERILVLTFILTNNFSAIGFLIAAKSILRFSDKTDASARKQTEYVLIGTLMSFAITILIGLLVRYFLL from the coding sequence ATGGAAGAAACTACATTAATCTTGCTTCAACTTCTCCTGGCACATATTTTAACCGATTTTGTGCTGCAACCCACTAAAATGGTAAAACAAAAAAGAGAGAAAAAAGCAAGCTCCTGGTTTTTATACTTTCACTCATTTTTAGCAGGTTTTTTAACTTATCTCTTTCTACAGGAATGGGATTTATGGTATATACCCATTGTAATTAGTTTAAGCCATTTTTTTATCGATCTATGGAAGCTTCAGCATAAAGACGATACCTTAAAACTGTTTTTATTAGATCAATTATGGCACATCCTCATCATAATTTTGGTTTGGCTTTATCTTATTGAAGGTTTTTCAGAATTGATTCCTTTTATCACTGAAATATTTTCTTCACCACAAATCCTCGCAATTTTAATGGGATATTTACTGGTTATTTTTCCCACGGGTTTTCTAATTGGGAAAGCTACCAGCCGTTGGCATAATGAACTTGAACCTAATGGTGAAAGCCACAGCCTGGAAGCTGCAGGAAGGTATATAGGTATTTTTGAAAGAATTCTGGTTTTAACCTTTATTCTTACCAATAACTTTTCGGCAATAGGTTTTCTTATAGCCGCGAAATCTATTTTACGTTTTAGTGATAAAACCGATGCAAGTGCCAGAAAACAAACCGAATACGTACTTATAGGTACATTAATGAGTTTTGCGATCACTATTTTAATCGGACTTCTAGTACGCTACTTCCTCCTCTAA
- a CDS encoding NAD-dependent succinate-semialdehyde dehydrogenase: protein MIISRNPYTGEEISNHHELSDTEVEKCIQKAHSRFKSWKETSFAERSNLMMKAAKELKDNSREYAEAITKEMGKPITQATAEIEKCAWVCEYYAENAESQLENEKIKTDAKNSYVAYEPIGVVLAVMPWNYPFWQVFRFAAPALMAGNIGILKHASNVMLSANNIQKVFERAGFPKDCFQNLVIGSKKVENIIRHTNVKAVTLTGSGRAGSSVASIAGEEIKKSVLELGGSNALVIFKDANIAESVKTCVQARFQNTGQSCIAGKRLLIYKDIAEEFLDEFTRQVRELKSGDPMDKETFIGVMAKESLAEDLEDQIKDSVKKGAKIILGGKRDGTYFEPTIITGAKEGMPIFDEETFGPAISVTEFKDDQEAVDLVNSSNFGLGVSIFTEDEKFALKMVPKFEDGAVFVNELVKSDPRLPFGGTKISGYGRELSHHGIKEFTNRKTVYFNKY from the coding sequence ATGATAATTTCAAGGAATCCATATACAGGAGAGGAAATTTCTAACCATCACGAATTAAGTGATACCGAAGTTGAAAAATGCATACAAAAAGCTCATTCCAGGTTTAAATCCTGGAAGGAAACTTCATTTGCCGAGCGCAGTAATTTAATGATGAAAGCTGCGAAAGAACTTAAGGACAATTCCCGGGAATATGCAGAAGCTATTACAAAAGAAATGGGGAAGCCTATTACCCAGGCTACTGCAGAAATAGAGAAGTGCGCCTGGGTTTGTGAATATTACGCCGAGAATGCAGAATCTCAATTAGAAAATGAAAAGATAAAAACCGATGCTAAAAACTCTTATGTAGCTTATGAGCCTATAGGAGTTGTTTTGGCAGTAATGCCGTGGAATTATCCATTCTGGCAGGTATTTAGGTTTGCGGCACCGGCACTTATGGCCGGGAATATCGGAATTCTAAAACACGCAAGTAACGTGATGCTTTCTGCCAATAATATTCAAAAAGTATTTGAAAGGGCAGGTTTTCCAAAAGATTGTTTCCAAAACCTGGTAATTGGCAGTAAAAAAGTTGAAAATATAATACGACATACGAATGTAAAAGCCGTAACCTTAACCGGTAGCGGCCGGGCGGGAAGCAGTGTAGCTTCTATTGCCGGTGAAGAAATAAAGAAATCGGTTTTAGAGCTTGGCGGAAGTAATGCTCTGGTAATATTTAAAGACGCTAATATTGCTGAAAGCGTTAAAACCTGTGTTCAAGCGCGATTTCAAAATACAGGACAAAGCTGTATTGCCGGGAAACGTTTACTAATATATAAAGATATCGCTGAAGAATTCCTGGATGAATTCACCAGGCAGGTTCGCGAATTAAAAAGTGGCGATCCTATGGATAAAGAAACTTTTATCGGGGTAATGGCTAAAGAAAGCCTTGCTGAAGACCTGGAAGACCAGATCAAAGATTCCGTAAAAAAAGGGGCAAAAATTATTTTAGGCGGAAAACGCGATGGGACTTATTTTGAACCAACTATTATAACAGGAGCCAAAGAAGGAATGCCAATTTTTGATGAAGAGACTTTTGGACCTGCGATCTCTGTAACCGAATTTAAAGATGACCAGGAAGCGGTAGATCTCGTTAATTCTTCCAATTTTGGCCTTGGTGTTTCCATTTTTACAGAAGATGAAAAATTTGCACTTAAAATGGTTCCCAAATTTGAAGATGGAGCCGTTTTCGTGAACGAGCTTGTTAAGAGTGACCCAAGACTACCATTTGGCGGCACTAAGATTTCTGGCTATGGTAGAGAATTATCGCATCACGGAATCAAAGAATTCACCAATAGAAAAACGGTTTACTTTAACAAATATTAG
- a CDS encoding DUF72 domain-containing protein — MKFGKVEHPENIDFNLPKTHPDTIKVLNDKGNNGGFKDVRIGCAKWNRKDLKNFYPRGTKDELKYYSSQFNSIEFNGSFYRMYEEEQFKKWYEKADDDFKFFPKVPRLISHLKRLNETEELTDDFIKNLLQLKEKLGTVFLQMPENFAPKFLERLDSFFEHWPKEIPLSAEVRHEDWYADETVANEFYDVLKKRDVAHIITDTAGRRDLIHMRLSNPTAFIRYNGANHSSDYTRLDDWLDRLEEWHKEGLENVYFFIHQNVEEASPLLSAYFIEKFNKRFKTDIQIPKTLK; from the coding sequence ATGAAGTTTGGAAAAGTAGAACATCCCGAAAATATAGACTTTAACCTGCCTAAAACGCATCCCGACACCATTAAAGTTCTTAATGATAAAGGTAATAATGGAGGATTTAAGGATGTTAGAATAGGTTGTGCGAAATGGAATAGAAAAGATCTTAAGAACTTCTATCCAAGAGGTACAAAAGACGAGTTGAAATATTACTCTTCGCAGTTTAATAGCATAGAATTCAATGGGTCCTTCTATAGGATGTACGAGGAAGAGCAGTTTAAAAAATGGTATGAAAAAGCAGACGATGATTTTAAGTTCTTCCCAAAAGTGCCAAGGCTCATTAGTCATTTAAAACGCTTAAATGAAACCGAGGAATTAACAGACGATTTCATTAAAAACCTGCTTCAGCTAAAAGAAAAATTGGGAACGGTTTTCCTGCAAATGCCTGAAAATTTTGCTCCTAAATTTTTAGAAAGACTGGATAGTTTTTTCGAGCATTGGCCAAAAGAAATTCCGCTTTCTGCAGAAGTACGACACGAAGATTGGTATGCTGATGAAACAGTGGCCAATGAATTCTATGATGTATTAAAAAAACGAGATGTAGCGCATATAATTACCGATACCGCCGGAAGACGTGATCTTATTCATATGAGATTGAGTAATCCAACAGCTTTTATAAGGTATAACGGCGCCAATCACAGCTCAGATTACACGAGGCTGGACGATTGGTTGGATAGATTGGAAGAATGGCATAAGGAAGGCCTGGAGAATGTTTACTTCTTTATTCATCAAAATGTTGAAGAAGCGTCTCCGTTACTTTCAGCATATTTTATAGAAAAATTCAATAAAAGATTTAAAACAGATATACAAATACCTAAAACTTTAAAATAA
- a CDS encoding NUDIX domain-containing protein — MKQQEVAVTVDSVVFCNANNEFKVLLIKRKNDPFEGQWALPGGFINESEDLITAAKRELKEETGVAVETMEQVRAFGAPGRDPRGRTISIAFVSRIFCEEDLSAGDDAAEASWVSIDDLPQLAFDHAEIIEAAKNYL, encoded by the coding sequence ATGAAACAGCAAGAAGTAGCAGTAACCGTAGATAGTGTAGTTTTTTGTAATGCTAATAATGAATTTAAGGTTTTGCTTATCAAAAGAAAAAATGATCCCTTTGAAGGTCAATGGGCCTTACCGGGAGGTTTTATAAACGAATCTGAAGATTTGATAACAGCGGCCAAGCGAGAACTTAAGGAAGAAACCGGAGTAGCTGTAGAAACAATGGAGCAAGTGAGAGCTTTTGGTGCGCCGGGTCGGGACCCCAGAGGAAGAACCATTTCTATAGCTTTTGTAAGTAGAATCTTTTGTGAAGAAGATCTTAGTGCCGGTGATGATGCTGCAGAAGCATCCTGGGTAAGTATAGATGACTTGCCTCAACTTGCTTTTGATCACGCTGAAATCATTGAAGCCGCTAAAAACTATTTATAA
- a CDS encoding acyl-CoA thioesterase → MRFHTRKWIKPEDLNPNGTLFGGKLLAWIDEECALYSIIQLENSKCVTKYMSEINFQYSAKQGDIVEIGIEVLKFGTTSLTLKCEVRNKMTRSTIITIDKVIMVTLDEEGKPTPHGKTKVEFVKDRLQDRA, encoded by the coding sequence ATGAGATTTCATACCAGAAAATGGATCAAACCTGAAGATCTAAACCCAAATGGCACCTTATTTGGCGGTAAATTATTGGCCTGGATAGACGAAGAATGCGCCTTGTATAGCATTATTCAGCTGGAAAATTCGAAATGTGTCACCAAATATATGAGTGAGATTAATTTTCAATATTCAGCTAAACAGGGTGATATTGTAGAGATAGGAATTGAAGTATTAAAATTTGGAACTACTTCATTAACGCTAAAATGTGAGGTTAGAAACAAAATGACCCGTTCTACGATAATTACTATAGACAAGGTAATTATGGTGACTTTAGACGAAGAAGGGAAACCAACACCTCACGGTAAAACTAAGGTAGAATTCGTAAAAGACAGGCTTCAGGATAGAGCCTAA
- a CDS encoding class I SAM-dependent methyltransferase: MNKALLDPEVQEFLRKNLKMSPAEIALRGSPFPGISSSELAQQLTGLQKAEKKLPGWFEQTEIYYPPKVNLEQTSSETTAKYKASLVKGDKLIDLTGGLGIDDFYFAKNFKEVVHCELNTELSKISAHNLKHLGCKNISFKNQNSIDFLKDSNIQYDCIYADPSRRDGSGGKVFRLADCLPNIPENLELLFSKSDTILIKTSPLLDLQAGISELKFVTEMHIVAVNNEVKELLWFLKKEECVSPKIKTLNFTKNKVEKFDGNFNNSPTDVNYSLPKSFLYEPNSAIMKSGLFEAVAGQIQTSKLHPNSHLYTSDKEVVFPGRKFKITEIQEYKPGVLKKKFKNYKANISVRNFPESVAVLRKKFKIKDGGKNYLFFTTNINNEKIVLFCEKI, translated from the coding sequence TTGAATAAAGCCTTATTAGATCCCGAAGTTCAGGAGTTTTTAAGGAAGAACCTGAAAATGTCTCCTGCTGAAATAGCGCTTCGCGGAAGCCCTTTTCCCGGTATTTCTTCTTCAGAACTGGCACAGCAGTTAACGGGATTACAAAAAGCCGAAAAGAAGCTGCCTGGCTGGTTCGAGCAGACGGAAATATATTATCCTCCAAAAGTTAACTTAGAACAAACTTCCTCTGAAACCACGGCAAAATATAAAGCTTCACTTGTAAAGGGAGATAAATTAATAGATTTAACCGGCGGTCTGGGAATAGATGATTTCTATTTTGCCAAAAACTTTAAAGAAGTAGTTCATTGCGAGTTAAATACTGAATTATCTAAAATTTCTGCACATAATCTAAAGCATTTAGGCTGTAAAAATATTAGCTTCAAGAATCAAAACAGTATTGATTTCCTTAAAGATTCCAATATACAATACGATTGCATTTACGCTGATCCCTCCAGACGTGATGGCTCTGGTGGAAAAGTCTTTAGACTCGCAGACTGTTTACCGAATATTCCAGAAAACCTGGAATTACTTTTTAGTAAATCTGATACAATTCTTATTAAAACCTCGCCACTACTCGATTTGCAAGCTGGAATTTCAGAGTTAAAATTTGTAACCGAAATGCATATTGTTGCAGTTAATAATGAAGTAAAGGAATTATTGTGGTTTTTGAAGAAAGAAGAATGTGTTTCCCCAAAAATTAAAACCCTAAATTTTACTAAAAATAAGGTTGAAAAATTTGATGGGAATTTTAATAATAGTCCAACTGATGTAAATTATTCGCTTCCAAAAAGTTTCCTTTATGAACCCAACTCAGCAATTATGAAGAGCGGATTGTTTGAAGCAGTTGCTGGCCAAATTCAAACTTCAAAACTGCATCCTAACTCACATTTGTACACTTCAGATAAAGAAGTTGTTTTCCCTGGCAGGAAATTTAAGATTACTGAAATACAAGAATATAAACCAGGAGTGTTAAAGAAAAAGTTTAAGAATTACAAAGCGAATATTAGCGTTAGAAATTTTCCTGAAAGTGTAGCCGTGCTAAGGAAAAAATTTAAAATAAAAGATGGCGGTAAAAATTACTTATTTTTTACCACCAATATAAATAACGAAAAGATTGTACTTTTTTGCGAGAAGATTTAG
- a CDS encoding AI-2E family transporter has translation MIGIILLLYFLYEIQSVLVYIAIAAVISLVGRPVVIFLRQRLKIPNQLSVVLVLILVLSIFAGIILVFVPIVIEQSQYLSRIDMDAFRSDLNELNNQVNNYLGVEEINLIEGLKQSEFIRNFDISAVPTLLNNVFSILGATLIAIFSILFISFFLLKDSKLMLNSILVFANRGDEQKFQRVFNKIKILLSRYFVGLTLQITVLFVLYAILLSVFEINNPIAIAFICAFLNLVPYLGPLFAGVLMALFVISSNLGADFQLIILPKLGYIMLGYAICQLIDNMISQPMIFGASVKSHPLEIFLIILIAGIIFGITGMVVAVPFYTALKVIAKESLSEYKIVKRLTRDL, from the coding sequence ATGATTGGCATTATTCTTTTACTCTATTTTTTATATGAAATCCAATCGGTATTGGTTTATATCGCTATTGCCGCGGTAATTTCACTTGTGGGACGCCCGGTAGTTATCTTTTTAAGGCAACGATTAAAAATTCCCAATCAACTCTCGGTAGTATTAGTACTTATTCTGGTTCTTTCCATTTTCGCGGGCATTATCCTGGTATTCGTTCCAATCGTTATTGAGCAAAGTCAGTATTTAAGTCGAATAGATATGGATGCTTTTAGAAGCGATCTTAATGAGCTTAACAACCAGGTAAACAATTACCTGGGAGTAGAAGAAATCAATTTAATTGAAGGCTTAAAGCAAAGTGAGTTCATTAGAAACTTTGATATTAGCGCAGTTCCCACACTGCTTAACAATGTTTTCAGCATTTTAGGAGCTACATTGATAGCAATTTTTTCTATACTTTTTATATCCTTTTTTCTCTTAAAAGACAGTAAGCTAATGCTAAATAGCATTTTGGTTTTTGCCAACCGTGGAGATGAGCAGAAATTTCAGCGTGTTTTTAATAAAATAAAAATTCTATTATCCAGATATTTCGTTGGGCTAACATTACAAATCACGGTTTTATTTGTGCTTTATGCTATTCTATTGAGTGTTTTTGAAATTAACAATCCCATAGCGATCGCATTTATTTGTGCATTTTTAAACCTGGTTCCTTATTTAGGCCCACTTTTCGCCGGAGTTTTAATGGCGCTTTTTGTGATTTCGAGCAATCTGGGCGCAGATTTTCAATTGATTATTTTACCGAAACTAGGCTATATAATGCTGGGTTATGCTATTTGCCAGCTTATAGATAATATGATCTCACAACCAATGATCTTTGGTGCCAGTGTAAAATCGCATCCTCTGGAGATTTTTCTTATTATTCTAATCGCAGGAATTATTTTTGGGATTACCGGAATGGTTGTAGCAGTACCTTTTTACACCGCCCTAAAAGTAATAGCCAAAGAATCTTTAAGCGAATACAAGATCGTAAAACGACTCACACGAGACCTTTAA
- a CDS encoding TrmH family RNA methyltransferase, translating to MEQLSHFDEKFSKKKFPITLVLDNIIGEANIGSIFRLADAFNIEKIIFSGIEPNLKSRRLQKTSRNTHRTVKYELTEDAIHFLKTAKTNSEIFSLEITSASIPVENFHYSGEKKKIILILGNEASGINNDFLDISDKHLHINMFGQNSSMNVAQATGIALYEISKTISAFDKK from the coding sequence ATGGAACAGCTCTCTCATTTTGATGAAAAATTCAGCAAGAAAAAATTTCCCATCACTCTGGTGTTAGATAATATTATCGGGGAAGCAAATATTGGTAGCATCTTTAGGCTAGCAGATGCTTTTAACATTGAAAAGATTATTTTTTCTGGAATTGAACCTAATCTTAAAAGCCGAAGACTTCAAAAAACTTCCAGAAATACACATAGGACCGTAAAATACGAATTAACCGAAGATGCGATTCATTTCCTCAAAACCGCAAAAACAAATTCTGAAATTTTTTCACTGGAAATAACTTCAGCAAGCATTCCAGTTGAAAATTTTCACTATTCCGGGGAGAAAAAGAAAATTATTCTAATTCTGGGCAATGAGGCTTCAGGAATAAATAATGATTTCCTGGATATTTCTGATAAACATTTGCATATCAATATGTTTGGGCAAAATAGCAGCATGAATGTTGCTCAAGCCACAGGAATAGCGTTATATGAAATATCAAAAACAATATCGGCATTCGATAAGAAATAA